A stretch of Lathyrus oleraceus cultivar Zhongwan6 chromosome 6, CAAS_Psat_ZW6_1.0, whole genome shotgun sequence DNA encodes these proteins:
- the LOC127095113 gene encoding uncharacterized protein LOC127095113, which yields MSQHQDTFASKNNKSTQKVSAPPMDIPDDEILDVVPLSVILCEAIDLNQPMDTLASACPNQGNISSMPSSSTSATNSKEDIHHTDRVIRNLVTRILNEGHSVKGDSTPLSKMYPSPEVEQHSEKDDNSSSSEKDMAAEGLCSLGQTVSDKRKSMAPKTANASHSEKHGDANVVIDLEDGSSNDQEESLLHHLKPSVAKRMKTRKGRSVAELMSARKTKKTAGIGPSKSWSKWKFVIQRRVVVERELGKDTADVKEVMDLIKATGLLKTMVGFSQCYEGLVKEFIVNIPEDIADKNSKEFFQVFVRGRNIEGAGELEVTDNKVCREIIARQVKGAANWVLTNHISTIANTLGRFIFVVGTKVNFDYGRFMFEQIIKHAFIHAVKLPITFPSMICGIILNQHLGILCSNDLPSRRKPALSVHYKLFEGNHVEDIVMTSAMKKPASKSGTIAELKETCKELGEGIRIATARKQSLEALIASLEQAEGENIEHAKEAEAHTSSERSANNDRTSGNSVSGTDEAASSSSTN from the exons atgtcacaacatcaagaTACTTTTGCTTCAAAAAATAATAAGTCTACTCAAAAGGTTAGCGCTCCTCCCATGGACATTCCCGATGATGAGATTCTGGATGTTGTTCCTCTCTCTGTTATTCTCTGCGAGGCCATTGATTTGAACCAACCCATGGATACCTTAGCTTCTGCATGCCCCAATCAAGGTAACATTTCTAGTATGCCTTCTAGCTCAACTTCTGCCACTAATTCTAAGGAAGATATACACCACACTGATCGTGTtataagaaacctagtcactagaatccttaatgaaggacattctgtAAAGGGAGACTCTACTCCCCTGtctaaaatgtacccctctcctgaggttgaacaACATAGTGAGAAGGATGACAATTCCTCCAGTTCTGAAAAGGACATGGCTGCTGAAGGGTTATGCTCTCTAGGGCAAACTGTGTCTGATAAAAGAAAATCTATGGCACCTAAAACGGCCAATGCTTCCCACTCTGAGAAGCATGGTGATGCAAATGTGGTGATTGATCTAGAGGATGGTAGCTCTAATGATCAAGAGGAAAGTTTACTTCATCACCTAAAGCCAAGTGTGGCTAAACGCATGAAGACTCGAAAAGGAAGATCTGTGGCTGAACTTATGTCAGCTAGAAAAACTAAGAAGACTGCTGGTATTggtccctccaaatcttggagcaag tggaaatttgtgattcaaagaaGGGTGGTTGTGGAAAGGGAGTTGGGAAAAGATACTGCTGATGTCAAGGAGGTTATGGACCTGATAAAGGCTACTGGGTTGTTGAAGACTATGGTTGGGTTCTCTCAATGCTATGAGGGTTTagttaaggaattcattgtcaaTATTCCTGAGGATATTGCTGATAAGAACAGCAAGGAGTTCTTCCAGGTGTTTGTGAGGG GAAGAAATATTGAGGGTGCAGGTGAATTGGAAGTTACAGACAATAAGGTCTGTAGAGAGATTATAGCTAGGCAGGTTAAAG gagCTGCAAATTGGGTCCTTACCAACCATATTTCCACCATTGCTAATACCCTTGGAAGGTTTATTTTTGTTGTTGGAACCAAAGTGAAttttgactatggtagatttatgtttgaacaaatcaTCAAGCATGCATTTATTCATGCAGTTAAGCTGCCTATTACCTTTCCCTCTATGATCTGTGGGATTATCCTGAATCAACACCTTGGTATTCTCTGCTCTAATGACTtacctagtagaagaaaacctgctcTGTCTGTGCACTATAAACTGTTTGAAGGCAATCATGTCGaggatattgtcatgacatctgccatgaaaaagccagcctcaaaaAGTGGAACAATTGCCGAGCTTAAggagacttgcaaagagctggGTGAAGGGATAAGGATAGCAACAGCTAGGAAACAATCGTTGGAAGCCTTGATTGCAAGTTTGGAGCAGGCTGAAGGTGAAAATATTGAAcatgctaaggaagctgaagcccacacctctagtgagaggtctgcaaaCAATGATAGGACAAGTGGCAATTCTGTTTCTGGTACTGATGaagctgcaagctcaagctcTACTAATTAG